A window of Microcystis aeruginosa FD4 contains these coding sequences:
- a CDS encoding alpha/beta fold hydrolase, producing the protein MSRLPDAVWINVNPSFRRFDRPVLDFLAREVAIADWQYCQSLDEPASLDIALVLLQDYLKQCDRPLHLVGHGTGGLVGLLYARRYPERVKSLTLLSVGVYPAIDWQAHYYVLSKLFPCSRQTLLNQSVHNLFGHQSCAVTQEYRYLLEEDLLLSLSPHNLYQNAHFAPGTVPVPLLVCGGDIDTVIDRHLLQGWQPWLKSGDRIWSCPKGRYFFHYSHPYSVSQEIFSFWRSLIRQEFLSEQTVIIS; encoded by the coding sequence ATGTCTCGATTACCTGATGCAGTTTGGATTAATGTTAACCCCAGTTTTCGCCGTTTTGATCGCCCGGTGTTGGATTTTTTAGCCCGGGAAGTTGCGATCGCTGATTGGCAATACTGTCAATCTCTTGATGAGCCAGCTTCCCTTGATATTGCCTTGGTATTACTACAAGATTACCTGAAACAATGCGATCGACCGCTGCATTTAGTCGGCCACGGCACGGGGGGATTAGTAGGATTACTGTACGCGCGTCGTTATCCAGAAAGGGTAAAATCCTTAACTTTGCTCTCTGTGGGAGTCTATCCGGCAATCGATTGGCAAGCTCATTATTATGTGCTATCAAAATTATTCCCCTGTTCCCGTCAAACTCTGCTCAATCAATCGGTTCACAATCTTTTTGGTCATCAATCCTGCGCTGTAACCCAAGAATATCGCTATCTCTTGGAAGAGGATTTATTATTGTCCCTTTCTCCCCATAATCTCTATCAGAATGCCCATTTCGCCCCCGGGACAGTTCCCGTACCCCTGTTAGTCTGTGGGGGAGATATCGATACGGTAATTGATCGGCATTTATTGCAGGGATGGCAACCCTGGTTAAAGTCAGGCGATCGCATTTGGAGTTGTCCCAAAGGGCGTTATTTTTTCCACTATTCCCACCCCTACAGCGTCAGTCAAGAGATTTTTAGTTTCTGGCGATCTCTAATCCGACAGGAATTTCTTTCTGAGCAAACTGTAATTATTTCTTAA
- the fldA gene encoding flavodoxin FldA — protein sequence MAKIGLFFGTQTGKTETVAEMIQKEFGGEAIVELHDISSASTEDFAPYDALIIGCPTWNIGELQSDWEGFYDELDDIDFASKKVAYFGTGDQIGYADNFQDALGILEEKIASLGGKTVGYWPTDGYDFNESKALKNGKFVGLALDEDNQSDLTEQRIKTWVAGLKREFGV from the coding sequence ATGGCAAAAATTGGCTTATTTTTTGGCACGCAAACCGGCAAAACCGAAACGGTGGCGGAAATGATTCAGAAAGAATTTGGAGGTGAGGCAATTGTAGAATTACACGATATCTCCTCCGCATCTACCGAGGATTTTGCCCCCTACGATGCCCTGATTATCGGTTGTCCCACCTGGAATATCGGCGAATTACAAAGCGATTGGGAGGGTTTTTACGATGAATTGGATGACATTGATTTCGCCTCCAAAAAAGTCGCTTACTTTGGGACGGGAGATCAAATTGGTTATGCGGATAACTTTCAGGATGCTCTGGGGATACTGGAAGAAAAAATCGCCTCCCTGGGGGGTAAAACCGTCGGTTATTGGCCCACAGACGGTTACGACTTTAACGAGTCAAAAGCCTTAAAAAATGGCAAATTTGTCGGTTTAGCCCTGGATGAAGACAATCAATCCGATTTAACTGAACAACGGATCAAAACTTGGGTCGCGGGACTTAAGCGCGAATTTGGCGTTTAG
- the rnc gene encoding ribonuclease III: MSCLPPFQNALLLTQALTHRSYVNEQSELTENNERLEFLGDAILAFLVGELLYQKYPAMNEAELTRLRSNLVKEEQLAQFGIEIGLGELMRLGKGAIKDRGRSNPTLLADSFEAIIGAYYLDSGLNAVKNYLHQLFIPVASHLVSQQSESPSFIDAKNLFQQWALANFASNPEYAIIDVTGPPHAREFTAEVRVNNLLYGTGKGKRKQDATKAAAEDALKRCQWQ; the protein is encoded by the coding sequence ATGTCTTGTTTGCCTCCTTTTCAAAATGCTCTCCTTCTCACCCAAGCTTTAACCCATCGTTCCTATGTCAATGAACAGTCGGAATTGACGGAAAATAACGAGCGCCTAGAATTTTTGGGCGATGCGATTTTGGCTTTTTTGGTGGGCGAACTATTGTATCAAAAATATCCCGCCATGAACGAGGCAGAATTAACCCGTTTGCGGTCAAATTTGGTCAAAGAAGAACAATTAGCGCAATTTGGCATTGAAATCGGCCTGGGGGAGTTAATGCGTTTGGGGAAGGGGGCAATTAAAGATCGGGGGCGATCAAATCCTACCCTATTAGCAGACAGTTTTGAAGCGATAATTGGGGCTTATTATCTAGATTCGGGGTTAAATGCGGTTAAAAACTATCTGCACCAGCTTTTTATCCCTGTTGCCTCTCATTTAGTCTCTCAACAATCGGAATCGCCATCTTTTATCGATGCCAAAAATCTCTTTCAACAGTGGGCGCTGGCTAATTTCGCCTCTAATCCAGAATATGCGATCATTGATGTTACAGGACCCCCCCACGCTAGGGAATTTACTGCCGAAGTGCGGGTTAATAACCTTCTCTACGGTACAGGTAAAGGTAAACGGAAACAGGATGCCACCAAAGCGGCTGCCGAAGATGCCTTAAAGCGCTGTCAATGGCAATAA
- a CDS encoding Crp/Fnr family transcriptional regulator: protein MGKSVKAKKTTLLQQLINQSFLFRGLEEAWLSQYLDADNLKLETLFSNRPVYTAFLPDEFLDVLYVILDEGVIVVRSTPLDRIIAITYPGGCFGMRSLPFSYGLASRAFPCLVESYKTTHVLKIPLSSLEKIYNDNESFRQRYCFLFELQQKFEYHLLNCSSYPPQAVATLLRALIYQERELGSQPSTENIYTFDLSVDVIARACQLNQRTVEQVLKGLQTVGLIASESTGDLIRVLDAEGLKEVYSATRDKVNWWPLR from the coding sequence ATGGGCAAGAGCGTCAAAGCCAAAAAAACAACCCTCCTACAACAACTAATTAACCAGAGTTTTCTCTTTCGCGGACTAGAGGAAGCTTGGTTAAGTCAGTATCTCGATGCCGACAATCTCAAGTTAGAGACGCTATTTTCCAATCGTCCCGTCTATACGGCTTTTCTCCCCGATGAATTTCTAGATGTTTTGTATGTGATTTTGGATGAGGGTGTAATCGTCGTCCGCAGCACTCCCCTCGACCGGATTATTGCCATTACCTACCCCGGTGGCTGTTTTGGTATGAGGAGTTTACCCTTTAGTTATGGTTTAGCCAGTCGCGCTTTTCCCTGTTTGGTGGAATCCTATAAAACTACCCACGTCCTGAAAATTCCCTTATCGTCCCTAGAAAAGATTTACAACGATAACGAAAGTTTTCGTCAACGGTACTGTTTTTTATTTGAATTACAGCAAAAATTCGAGTATCATTTGCTTAATTGCAGTAGCTATCCACCCCAAGCTGTAGCCACTTTACTGAGAGCTTTAATCTATCAAGAAAGAGAATTAGGCAGTCAACCTAGTACGGAAAATATCTATACTTTTGATTTATCCGTCGATGTGATTGCTCGCGCTTGTCAACTCAATCAACGCACCGTCGAACAGGTATTAAAAGGATTACAAACCGTGGGATTAATTGCCTCGGAATCAACGGGGGATTTAATTCGGGTACTGGATGCCGAGGGTTTAAAAGAAGTTTACAGTGCCACCAGAGATAAGGTTAATTGGTGGCCCCTAAGATAG
- a CDS encoding sulfate ABC transporter substrate-binding protein — protein MQSSQSCLSLLMATVLTGGMLVSCTPSPTNSGNDSQKPVTVTLVSYAVTQSAYEKIIPKFVEEWQQKTGQKVTFEQSYGGSGSQTRAVIDGLEADVVALALALDTKKIEQAGLIQPGWEKEAPNDSIVHKSVVAFVPRDANIKINKWSDLAKDNIKVITANPKTSGGARWNFLALWGSVTQAEGSEQAAQTFVEKVFKNAPVLPRDARESSDVFFKQGQGNVLINYENEMILANQKGEKLAYTVPTDYNISIDNPVAVVDANVDKKGTRKVAEAFVQFLFTPAAQREFAQVGFRPVEPTVVKEFESKFPQIKNLFTVQDLGGWDKVQKQFFDDGGLFDKILTKAGKS, from the coding sequence ATGCAGTCATCCCAGTCTTGTTTATCCCTACTCATGGCAACTGTCCTGACGGGAGGAATGCTGGTATCTTGCACCCCATCCCCCACCAATAGCGGCAATGACAGCCAAAAACCCGTGACTGTGACACTTGTTTCCTATGCTGTCACCCAAAGTGCCTACGAAAAAATCATTCCCAAATTTGTCGAGGAATGGCAACAAAAAACGGGGCAAAAAGTAACTTTTGAACAGAGTTATGGTGGTTCCGGTTCCCAAACTCGTGCCGTTATCGATGGTTTAGAAGCGGATGTGGTAGCGTTGGCTTTAGCTTTGGATACCAAGAAAATTGAGCAAGCGGGATTAATTCAACCCGGTTGGGAAAAAGAAGCTCCCAATGACTCTATTGTTCATAAATCTGTAGTGGCTTTTGTTCCTCGTGATGCCAATATTAAAATTAATAAATGGTCAGATTTAGCCAAGGATAATATTAAAGTTATTACCGCTAATCCCAAGACTTCTGGCGGAGCGCGCTGGAATTTTCTCGCTCTTTGGGGTTCGGTGACGCAAGCGGAAGGCAGTGAACAAGCGGCGCAAACTTTTGTCGAAAAAGTGTTTAAAAATGCGCCAGTTTTACCTAGAGATGCTCGTGAATCTAGTGATGTATTTTTTAAACAAGGCCAGGGAAATGTGCTAATTAATTACGAAAACGAGATGATTCTCGCTAACCAAAAAGGTGAGAAGTTAGCTTACACTGTTCCCACCGATTACAACATTTCTATTGATAATCCCGTGGCGGTTGTTGATGCCAATGTGGATAAAAAAGGTACGAGAAAAGTAGCCGAGGCTTTTGTGCAGTTTTTATTTACTCCCGCAGCACAAAGAGAATTTGCTCAGGTGGGTTTTCGTCCCGTTGAACCGACGGTAGTTAAAGAGTTTGAGAGTAAATTTCCTCAGATAAAAAATCTCTTTACTGTGCAGGATTTAGGCGGTTGGGATAAGGTACAAAAACAATTCTTTGATGATGGAGGCTTGTTCGATAAAATTCTGACTAAAGCTGGTAAATCTTAA
- a CDS encoding NIL domain-containing protein, with protein MDNQPQWQTINHPQSDLHLDQSGLDRPTSRRIKIRIPKQYINEPIIARLGSFPGLKVNIFSALLAANNNQDGWFDLQLQGNCQGIENALSYLADLDVEVWYDSAQVLEEADNW; from the coding sequence ATGGATAATCAACCTCAATGGCAAACTATTAATCATCCCCAAAGTGACTTACATCTCGATCAATCTGGACTCGATCGCCCCACTTCCCGACGGATAAAAATTCGGATTCCTAAACAGTATATTAACGAGCCAATCATAGCACGTTTAGGGTCTTTTCCTGGTCTAAAAGTGAATATATTTTCTGCTTTATTAGCTGCCAATAATAATCAAGATGGCTGGTTCGATCTACAACTACAAGGCAACTGCCAAGGGATAGAAAATGCCCTTTCCTATCTGGCAGATTTAGATGTAGAAGTTTGGTATGATTCAGCACAAGTTCTTGAAGAAGCGGACAATTGGTAA
- the cysT gene encoding sulfate ABC transporter permease subunit CysT, which translates to MANPQLSLSPSQPHKKVSIPWVITISYLVVLLVLPAAALFAKSLTLGFAEFWRVATLPISLSAYQVTFFTSLIAGLIDGVFGTIIAWVLVRYRFPGKKIVDACVDLPFALPTSVAGLVLATVYSDNGWIGQFFAPFGIKISFTILGVFVAMLFIALPFVVRTLQPVLQEMEKEVEEAALSLGASSWQIFWLVIFPPLLPAILTGIALGFARAIGEYGSVVIISSNIPFKDLIAPVLIFQRLEEYDYTGATVIGMVLLLVSLLMLVVINFLQQWGQKYKVK; encoded by the coding sequence ATGGCTAACCCACAATTATCTTTATCTCCCAGTCAACCCCACAAAAAAGTTTCTATTCCCTGGGTAATTACCATTAGTTATCTAGTGGTTTTATTGGTTTTACCGGCAGCGGCATTATTTGCTAAATCCCTAACTCTTGGTTTTGCCGAATTTTGGCGTGTTGCCACTTTACCGATTTCTTTATCCGCTTACCAAGTCACTTTTTTTACTTCCCTAATTGCTGGATTAATTGACGGAGTTTTTGGCACTATTATCGCTTGGGTATTGGTGCGTTATCGATTCCCCGGTAAAAAAATTGTCGATGCTTGTGTGGATTTGCCCTTTGCTTTACCCACTTCTGTTGCTGGTTTAGTCCTAGCCACAGTTTATAGTGATAACGGTTGGATCGGTCAATTTTTTGCCCCCTTTGGCATTAAGATATCTTTTACCATTTTAGGGGTTTTTGTGGCGATGTTATTTATCGCTTTACCCTTCGTTGTCCGCACCTTACAGCCAGTTTTACAAGAAATGGAAAAAGAAGTAGAAGAAGCGGCTTTATCCCTCGGCGCTTCCTCTTGGCAAATCTTCTGGCTAGTGATTTTTCCCCCACTACTACCCGCTATTTTAACAGGAATTGCCCTCGGTTTTGCCAGAGCGATCGGTGAATATGGTTCCGTGGTAATTATCTCCTCTAATATCCCTTTTAAGGATTTAATTGCCCCAGTTTTAATCTTCCAAAGACTAGAGGAATATGATTACACAGGGGCGACAGTAATCGGCATGGTTTTATTACTGGTTTCCCTACTGATGTTAGTAGTAATTAATTTCCTGCAGCAATGGGGGCAAAAATACAAAGTTAAGTAA
- the cysW gene encoding sulfate ABC transporter permease subunit CysW: MQNPKALTKPKEWDYKPLLIIIALVYLALLLFIPAAAVFYYAFRNGFQAFLEAAATSDFIEAVRLTVIIALITVPLNTIFGLCAAWVIARNQFRGKTLLISLIDLPFAVSPVVAGLMIVLLYGRNGWLGSFLELFSIKILFALPGMVLATIFVTMPFVAREVIPVLEEIGLEQEEAGRTLGASDWQIFWRVTLPNIRWGLMYGVLLTNARAMGEFGAVSVVSGSILGRTATLPIFVEQAYKNYLTPAAFSAAAILALLAGVTLIIKEILERKTAHKIHTT; this comes from the coding sequence ATGCAGAATCCAAAAGCCTTAACTAAACCAAAAGAATGGGATTACAAACCCCTACTAATTATTATCGCCCTTGTCTATCTGGCACTATTATTATTTATTCCAGCAGCGGCAGTATTTTACTATGCTTTTCGCAATGGATTCCAAGCTTTTTTAGAAGCGGCAGCAACTTCTGACTTTATCGAAGCGGTAAGATTAACAGTAATTATTGCCCTAATTACTGTACCTTTAAACACAATTTTTGGACTTTGTGCAGCCTGGGTAATTGCTCGCAATCAATTTCGTGGCAAAACTTTATTAATTAGTTTAATTGACTTACCTTTTGCCGTTTCTCCCGTGGTAGCGGGTTTAATGATTGTACTGCTCTATGGGCGCAATGGTTGGTTAGGTTCTTTTCTAGAACTTTTCAGTATAAAAATACTTTTTGCTTTACCCGGAATGGTATTAGCAACTATATTTGTCACCATGCCTTTTGTCGCTAGAGAAGTTATCCCAGTCTTAGAAGAAATTGGCTTGGAACAAGAGGAAGCGGGGCGCACTTTAGGGGCAAGTGATTGGCAGATTTTCTGGCGTGTAACTTTACCCAATATTCGTTGGGGATTGATGTACGGAGTGCTGTTAACTAATGCCCGGGCGATGGGAGAATTTGGGGCGGTTTCTGTGGTTTCTGGCAGTATTTTAGGCAGAACTGCCACCCTGCCAATTTTCGTAGAACAGGCTTATAAAAACTATCTCACTCCTGCCGCTTTTAGTGCGGCGGCTATCCTAGCTTTACTAGCGGGAGTTACTTTAATTATAAAAGAAATTCTCGAACGTAAAACCGCCCACAAAATTCATACTACATAA
- a CDS encoding sulfate/molybdate ABC transporter ATP-binding protein produces MSITIHQVSKRFGNFQALDNINLTIPEGKLVALLGPSGSGKSTLLRSIAGLETPDNGAIIINGQDTTHLDTRRRNIGFVFQHYALFKHLTVRQNIAFGLEIRQQKSPVIKKRVEELLELIQLQGLGDRYPAQLSGGQRQRVALARALAIQPNVLLLDEPFGALDAKVRKELRVWLRNLHEEVHVTSVFVTHDQEEAMEVADRIVVMNHGKIEQVGSPAEIYDHPATPFVMQFIGEVNILPNLAGLGNGHHQGHNSTVFIRPHDLEIMPEQDGLNSWAVVKRIIHLGWEIQVELMLADGEMVVAYLNREDYKQLQLQPEQTVHLKPRKATLLTDFDNKSEKFIDYSI; encoded by the coding sequence ATGAGTATTACCATCCACCAAGTTTCCAAACGTTTCGGCAATTTTCAAGCTTTAGATAATATCAATTTAACCATTCCTGAAGGCAAATTAGTCGCCCTTCTTGGACCATCAGGATCGGGAAAATCCACCTTATTACGTTCGATTGCGGGATTAGAAACTCCCGACAATGGCGCAATTATCATTAATGGACAAGATACCACCCATCTGGATACTAGACGGAGAAATATCGGCTTTGTTTTTCAACATTATGCCCTATTTAAACATTTAACTGTTCGTCAAAATATTGCTTTTGGTCTAGAAATTCGCCAGCAAAAATCGCCAGTAATTAAGAAAAGAGTTGAGGAATTATTAGAATTAATTCAATTACAAGGATTAGGCGATCGCTATCCCGCCCAATTATCGGGAGGACAACGGCAGCGAGTAGCTTTAGCGCGCGCTTTAGCCATTCAACCGAATGTATTATTATTAGATGAACCCTTTGGGGCTTTAGATGCAAAAGTTAGAAAAGAATTAAGGGTATGGCTGAGAAATTTACACGAAGAAGTTCACGTTACCAGTGTTTTTGTTACCCACGATCAAGAGGAAGCAATGGAAGTAGCCGATAGGATTGTAGTGATGAATCATGGTAAGATTGAACAGGTGGGTTCTCCCGCCGAAATTTACGATCATCCCGCCACACCTTTTGTGATGCAATTTATTGGGGAAGTGAATATCTTACCTAATCTAGCAGGATTAGGAAATGGGCATCATCAGGGTCATAATTCCACCGTTTTTATCCGTCCCCACGACCTGGAAATTATGCCCGAACAAGATGGGTTGAACAGTTGGGCAGTGGTAAAAAGAATTATTCATTTAGGCTGGGAAATACAGGTAGAATTAATGTTAGCCGATGGGGAAATGGTGGTGGCTTATCTCAATCGTGAGGACTACAAGCAATTACAGTTACAACCAGAACAAACAGTGCATTTAAAACCAAGAAAAGCGACTTTACTCACTGATTTTGACAATAAAAGTGAGAAATTTATCGATTATTCAATTTAA
- a CDS encoding M1 family metallopeptidase encodes MGLLLARKGTTDRVNLSLPDKNQQVRANMSHLTIDTENNQRQPFELPGAKPHYNPDRPGQVNHIFLDLIIDIPQQSFQGSCQITLTPIRQGISSLTLDAVELNINSVFIEGISQPFDYDRSLLTIHLLQPTTDKPIILTINYRVKQPQRGLYFIEPDEYYPDKPMQVWTQGEDEDSRFWFPCFDYPGQLATSEIRVKIPQPYIAISNGELISVENVGEDRIYHWSQKQIHPTYLMTLAVGDFAELRDSWNGVPVTYYVEKGREEEGQRSMGKTPRMIEFFSQTFGYPYPYPKYAQVCVDDFIFGGMENTSTTILTDRCLIDQRASIDHTWTESLVAHELAHQWFGDLVVIKHWSHAWIKEGMASYSEVLWTESEYGKEAASYYLLGEARSYLEEDTSRYRRPIVTHVYREAIELYDRHLYEKGACVYQMIRSILGEDLFGKAIHTFVRDNAHKTVETVDLLRAIEKATGYNLLFLFDQYVYRGGHPDYKVAYSWDNQNNLAQLTVTQTQDEKELFDLKIPVAFAYLNSEDITYNLRIHQKEQSFYFPIAQKPDFVKFDRGNNFLKTVTLEYPIAELKAQLQQDPDPISRIYAATAIAKKGGLEAIEALGTSLENEPFWGVRMEVAKQLATIGLDQAVTALIKGLNDEKAQVRRAIVEGLSEIKTLDSYNALKSRLEAGDASYYVEAATARGLGSMAVGQLQNQEGEIIELLNHILQSRKGWNEVVRAGAIGGLSQLKTSPAALESILTYTALGTPQPLRLGAIRALGAISSGQTTDKLTVILERLETIAKETFFLTQVALCNALGQIENAKAIAILQALSDRTPDGRVRRVAEEAVQKVQKKLGSEKAIQEIREELEKMKQENQELKSRLTKLEAKNS; translated from the coding sequence GTGGGATTATTATTAGCAAGGAAAGGGACGACCGATCGTGTTAATTTAAGTTTACCGGACAAAAATCAGCAAGTTAGGGCTAATATGTCTCATCTCACCATCGACACGGAAAATAATCAGCGTCAACCCTTTGAGTTACCGGGGGCTAAACCCCATTATAACCCCGATCGACCCGGACAAGTTAATCATATTTTTCTCGATTTAATTATTGATATTCCTCAGCAAAGTTTTCAGGGCAGCTGTCAGATTACCCTCACCCCCATTCGTCAGGGAATTAGCAGTTTAACTCTGGATGCGGTGGAGCTAAATATTAATTCTGTGTTCATTGAAGGTATCAGTCAACCCTTTGACTATGATCGTTCTCTCCTGACTATTCATCTGCTACAACCCACCACCGATAAACCGATTATCCTGACGATTAACTATCGGGTTAAGCAACCACAACGGGGATTATATTTTATCGAACCCGACGAATATTATCCCGATAAACCGATGCAAGTTTGGACCCAGGGAGAAGATGAAGATTCTCGCTTTTGGTTTCCCTGTTTTGATTATCCCGGACAGTTAGCCACTTCCGAAATTCGGGTGAAAATTCCCCAACCCTATATCGCTATTTCTAACGGGGAATTAATCTCGGTGGAAAACGTTGGTGAAGACAGAATTTATCACTGGTCACAAAAGCAAATTCATCCTACCTATTTAATGACTCTTGCGGTGGGAGATTTTGCTGAATTACGCGACTCATGGAATGGTGTTCCTGTAACTTATTATGTGGAAAAAGGACGGGAAGAAGAGGGACAAAGAAGTATGGGTAAAACTCCCCGCATGATCGAGTTTTTTAGCCAAACTTTTGGTTATCCCTATCCCTATCCTAAATACGCACAAGTTTGCGTAGATGATTTTATTTTTGGTGGCATGGAAAATACTTCCACCACAATTTTAACCGATCGCTGTTTAATTGATCAAAGAGCCAGCATCGATCATACTTGGACAGAAAGTTTAGTAGCCCATGAATTAGCTCATCAATGGTTCGGTGATTTAGTGGTAATTAAACACTGGTCTCACGCTTGGATTAAAGAGGGAATGGCTTCCTATTCTGAGGTTTTATGGACAGAATCGGAATACGGAAAAGAGGCAGCTAGTTATTATTTATTAGGGGAAGCAAGAAGTTATTTAGAAGAAGATACTTCCCGCTATCGTCGTCCGATTGTTACTCATGTTTATCGAGAAGCGATCGAACTTTATGATCGTCATCTCTACGAAAAAGGTGCTTGTGTTTATCAGATGATTCGCTCTATTTTAGGGGAAGATTTATTCGGAAAAGCGATTCATACTTTTGTGCGGGATAATGCTCATAAAACCGTGGAAACTGTGGACTTATTAAGGGCGATTGAAAAAGCGACCGGGTACAATTTATTATTCCTCTTTGATCAGTACGTTTATCGCGGTGGTCATCCCGATTATAAGGTGGCCTACAGTTGGGACAATCAGAATAATTTAGCCCAATTAACTGTCACCCAAACCCAGGATGAAAAGGAACTATTCGACTTGAAAATTCCCGTCGCTTTTGCCTATCTCAACTCTGAGGATATTACCTACAATCTGCGGATTCACCAAAAAGAACAAAGTTTCTATTTTCCCATAGCACAAAAGCCCGATTTTGTCAAGTTCGATCGGGGTAATAATTTCCTTAAAACCGTCACTCTTGAGTATCCCATAGCCGAATTAAAAGCGCAATTACAACAGGATCCCGATCCGATTTCCCGTATTTATGCAGCGACGGCCATTGCTAAAAAAGGCGGTTTAGAAGCGATCGAAGCTTTAGGGACATCCCTAGAAAATGAGCCTTTTTGGGGTGTGCGTATGGAGGTGGCCAAACAGTTAGCAACTATCGGTTTAGATCAGGCAGTTACTGCTTTAATTAAAGGTTTAAACGACGAAAAAGCACAAGTACGTCGGGCAATTGTCGAGGGATTAAGTGAAATTAAAACCTTAGATAGTTATAACGCGCTTAAATCCCGATTAGAAGCCGGAGATGCTAGTTATTATGTGGAAGCGGCCACAGCGCGAGGATTAGGCTCTATGGCCGTGGGACAATTGCAAAATCAAGAAGGGGAAATTATTGAGCTGCTCAATCACATTTTACAGTCAAGAAAGGGGTGGAATGAGGTAGTAAGAGCGGGCGCAATTGGCGGTTTAAGCCAGTTAAAAACCTCGCCGGCGGCTTTAGAGTCAATTTTGACCTACACGGCTTTAGGCACGCCTCAACCCCTAAGATTAGGCGCTATCCGCGCCCTAGGAGCGATTTCTTCGGGACAAACAACGGATAAATTAACCGTAATTTTGGAACGTTTAGAAACTATTGCCAAGGAAACTTTTTTCTTGACGCAAGTGGCACTGTGTAACGCTTTAGGACAGATAGAAAATGCCAAAGCTATCGCTATTTTACAAGCTTTGAGCGATCGAACTCCCGATGGTCGCGTGCGTCGTGTAGCGGAGGAAGCAGTACAAAAAGTCCAGAAAAAATTAGGTTCCGAGAAAGCAATTCAGGAAATTCGCGAGGAATTAGAAAAAATGAAACAGGAAAATCAGGAACTTAAAAGTCGTTTGACCAAATTAGAGGCAAAAAATAGTTAG
- a CDS encoding DUF4079 domain-containing protein — MNLPSFLWLWKIAAWSMGFALFAYFLLAVSGVNMGYRRLAGQSRPKWLRSFHLVSGLIMVALVLMLLGIGLVGTIGHYGSLGHSSHLIAGLSVVFLVFVSAISGLNIATRPPLARSLHIGTNLLLFLGFLFVTLTGWDVVQKYLQ, encoded by the coding sequence ATGAATCTCCCTTCCTTTCTCTGGTTATGGAAAATTGCCGCTTGGTCGATGGGATTTGCTCTCTTTGCCTATTTTTTATTAGCGGTTTCGGGGGTAAACATGGGTTATCGACGACTCGCGGGCCAATCTCGACCGAAATGGTTAAGATCCTTTCATCTGGTCAGCGGCCTGATCATGGTTGCTTTGGTCTTAATGCTGCTGGGAATCGGATTAGTGGGAACAATCGGTCATTATGGCAGTTTAGGCCACTCTTCCCACCTGATAGCGGGTTTATCGGTGGTTTTTCTGGTTTTTGTTTCCGCAATTAGCGGTCTGAACATTGCAACTCGTCCACCTCTAGCGCGGTCTCTCCACATCGGCACTAATCTTTTATTGTTTCTGGGTTTTCTTTTTGTTACCCTAACAGGATGGGATGTGGTCCAAAAATATCTACAATAA